A stretch of Heterodontus francisci isolate sHetFra1 chromosome 44, sHetFra1.hap1, whole genome shotgun sequence DNA encodes these proteins:
- the LOC137355861 gene encoding uncharacterized protein, with protein sequence MEFNLDKCENTILNDKMMCFNIKRSRRQSKSFESPNRPVDTVSSRVSSSLSSVSSTSSPSSPKVPKRSILAAVCNWIQKGSGRSTSGNCVPECSPSVTACFSKGAFPGCRHYNIGNIQEDDHLYNSTLRSSPKQTLEPEPSEISQFTQTNSQDRELVISEQAIVFHAWYPTNPALLLRIPDTDKMAWLQTQSCSTLPRAPKRDLDAHTKQDYTVRRRTFYAGFLCLQWIPKLGRMR encoded by the exons atggagtttaatttggacaaatgtgag AACACAATATTGAATGATAAAATGATGTGCTTTAACATCAAGCGTTCCAGACGACAATCAAAGTCATTTGAG TCACCCAATCGCCCTGTGGACACCGTCTCCTCGCGAGTATCATCCTCGCTTAGTAGTGTGTCGTCAACATCATCACCATCCAGTCCCAAGGTTCCCAAGCGTTCCATCCTGGCAGCCGTCTGTAATTGGATCCAGAAGGGTTCTGGTCGATCAACTTCAGGCAATTGTGTTCCCGAGTGTTCTCCCTCAGTGACTGCCTGCTTTTCTAAAGGGGCATTTCCTGGGTGCAGGCACTATAACATCGGGAACATCCAAGAGGATGACCATCTGTACAACAGCACTTTG AGATCCTCACCCAAGCAGACCCTGGAACCAGAACCTTCTGAGATTTCTCAGTTCACACAGACCAATTCACAAGATCGAG AGTTGGTGATATCAGAGCAGGCCATTGTGTTCCATGCTTGGTACCCTACGAACCCTGCCCTTCTCCTAAGAATTCCTGACACAGACAAAATGGCTTGGCTGCAAACGCAATCGTGCTCAACACTACCCAGAGCACCAAAGAGGGACCTTGACGCGCACACGAAGCAGGATTACACTGTGAGGAGACGAACTTTTTATGCAG ggttcctgtgtcttcaatggattccaaagctggggagAATGAGATGA